GCTCCTTACTTGGAGGAAGCTTGAGATTCATCGGTTCATAGTCCTGTTGGACATCCCGGCTTTTGAGCATCTGCTGCATGCGTATCTGGACTACACGTTTTCCCAGTTTCGAAAACCATCGGCTATACACAGGTCACCTCCAAAGGCAAGTATACCATGCACACTTGCCTTTGGATGGAAAAACTCGGTACTGTAGGTGCATGAGCATACGCGTACTCTTTTTAGGTGAGATAGTAGGAAGACCAGGGATTCAATGTGTCAAGGAAGCTTTGCGACCGCTACGATCAGAGAAGTCCATCGATTTGGTGATCGCCAACGCAGAGGGGGCAACCGGAGGTTTCGGTATTGGGCGAGCCCACAGCATGCAGTTGCTGAAGCTGGGTATTGATGTGATCACAGGTGGAGAGAAAATCTACTACAAGAAGGACATGGTGGAGTTCATTGCAAAGAATCCCAGCATCCTCAGGCCTGCAAACTATCCACAGCAAAACCCTGGCAGGGGTGTTCGCTTTCTTACAGTGAATGAGCAGAAGGTATGCGTGATAAATATCCTTGGCAATGCAGACTTTCCCCGCACCCACCTCTCCAATGCCTTCAGCCTTGCCCAGCTCCTGGTGGACAAGGCTCAGGAAGAAGGGGCTATTCCCTTGGTACAATTCCATGCTTCCCCAACTGCAGAGAAACTCTCCATGGGGTTTATGCTGGATGGTAGGGCAGGTGCGGTCATCGGGACCCATACCAAGGTACTCAGCGCCGATGGGCGTATTCTTAAGGGTGGCACAGCCTATATCACCGACAATGGGCGGTGCGGAAGCCAAACAAGCGTGGGAGGCTTCGATGCTGCCACGGAAATTGAAAAACAAATAGTACAGATACCGGTTCGCAGCCAAGAGAGTTGGGAGGACCTAGCCCTGGTCGGAGTGATGGTGGATATCTCAGACGAGAAGAAGGCAACCTCCATCGAGGTTATCCGCGTTCCGGTAGAACATGAAAGGATATAACTATGTATGAGGTCGTTACCGTAACAAGAAACATTTCTCCTGATAAGGTTGAGGTTGTCTGCACCAGTTCAGCATGCAGCGGATGCAAAGGGTCGACATTCTGTAATACGAAGGGAAAGAAGTTTGAAGTCTGGAATGAGAACAAGCTCCCCGTCGGCGAAGGTCAGGAGGTTGAAATCTACCTCAAGCCATCAAGGACGATTGCCGGAACCTTGATCACACTCATCGCCCCCCTACTGCTTTTCCCGCTTGGATATTTCCTGGCGGTTGCTGCAGGGCTGGGGGTTGGGGCATCCTTCCTCATTGCCTTGGGTAGCATCGCCCTGGGATTCGTGGGGGTCTGGCTCTATTTCAAGAGACAAGCGAACCACTATCTTCCTGTCGTAGCCTCGGTACTCTCAGAAGAGAGGGAAGAATGAGATTGCTCAAAAGGGCAACGGCGGTTATACTCAAGACATGAGAAAAAGGCTTCTTGGCATGGTTCTTGCATTGTTTCTGTTTCTCTCCTGCTCCCTCTCCCCCGAGCAGGAGGTGATGGCACGTTCTTTTACCTTGCCAGATCTTACCTTGAGAAACGCCACCTATGTCTTGGACCGTGGCAATGAACCCCCAATTTTCGTAATTGCTGATGAGATTGACCTCTATGATCAGACACATACAGCCATTATTCGGGGATTACACTTCTCTCAGAAGGACGAGGAAGGCAATATAATCATCAGCGGACATGCCGATTTTGCAGAAGTAGACACCGAGTATTATGATGCAGAACTTTCCGGATCTGTTTCTCTGGAAAAATATCCAGAGCATCTGCTCATAGAAGCTGAGGCCTTGAGCTGGATCGGGGACGATGAGACACTGGTAAGCAGGGGTGATACTCCGGTCACCTTACTCTATGAGGATGACAAGAAGGTACAGGGAACGGGAATGACTGCCACACTGGCAAGCTTCAGCGTTACCTTCAAAGCAGTGTTGGAGGGAGTGATATCCCAATGAACCGAGCAATAATCATTCTCACACTGCTGGTATTCCCTCTCATCTCTCTCTTTGCTGAGCCGATATCCTTCTCCGGGGGCTCGACCAGCATGCAGATGCAACAGGGATTCGAGACCATTACACTCTCAGAAGGGGCTACCATTACCAGCGGTTCGCTTCGTCTTGAAGCCGATACCATCGTCCTGACAGGAGAATCATTCCGTTATGCCACCTGCAGTGGATCTGTTTCACTTTATGACGAAGAGCGGGGAATATCCTTGCAGAGCAAGAATCTCTACTATGACCGCCAAGAGGAATTGATCATCATTGATGGATACCTCGAACTGGACGACCAGATTAACGAGGTGATTGCATCTGCATTCCACCTTGAGTTCACCCTGGATGATGGAGTAGTCCTATTACAGGTCCAAGTCCAACTCTTCAAACACACAGACAGTGGGGCAATGGCTTGCAAAGCTGATTCCTTACGGTTCAATCGAGAATCACAAATGCTCAACCTTGAGGGAAATGCCACCATCGATTGGGACAAGGATCTCTATCAAGCACAGAGAATTACCGTCGACCTTACCACCGAGGCCATCATGATGGAAGGAGCAATCAAGGGGGTTGTCAATGGATAAGTTTACCAGCCTTCTTGAGGTACGGAACCTGGCCAAATCCTATGGAAAGAAAGAAGTGGTAAAGGATGTCTCCTTCTCCATGCACTCAGGACAGATCATTGGGTTGCTGGGTCCCAATGGAGCAGGAAAGACCACTACATTCTACATGATTGTAGGGTTTCTCAAGGCTCGCAAGGGAACCATCCTGCTCAATGGGGAGGATGTAACTGAACTTCCCATGTACATCCGCAGCAAGAAGGGGCTCGCTTACCTACCCCAGGAACCTTCAATTTTCCGTAAACTCAGTGTGGAGGACAATATCCGTTTGGTTGCCCAAACAAGAAGAGACCTAAGCCACCGTGAACAGGAAGAGAAGGTTGAGCAGCTACTCCATGAGTTCGGGATTGAAGCGATTCGCGCCCAGAAGGGATACACCTTGAGTGGGGGGGAACGCAGGCGTACCGAGATTGCGCGTTCTTTGGCAAGCAATCCACAGTTCCTCTTGCTCGATGAGCCGTTTGCTGGCATTGACCCGAAGGCGGTCTTTGAGATCAAGCAGTTGATCAAGGCACTCGCAGCGAAGGGTATCGGTATCCTGCTTACCGACCATAATGTGCGAGACACACTCTCCATCACTTCCTGCTCACATATCATCAATGCAGGGACCATCCTGGTTTCAGGAGGAAAGCAGGAGTTGCTTTCCAACCAGATTGCCAGGGATATTTATTTCGGACAAGATTTCGGGGAGGACACCTAATGGATTTTTCAGCACAGCTTTCACTCTCCCAAAAACAGCAACTCAAGCTAAGCCCACAGATGCTTCAGTCCTTTGAGTTGATGACACTCCCTCTCACTGAGCTGCAACAACGAGTCAAGAATGAAATTGAATCCAATCCTGCTCTCGAGATACCCTCTTCATGGGAGGTTTCCTATGAGCGGTTTGCCCAGCAAAAACAACAGAAAGAGTCCAGAGGGATTGATGACAGTTACTCTGACTCTTCCTCCTACGGCAGCGACCGAAGCGGCTATGACAGTGAGGCAAGCGACCGGAGGCAGAAATTCATGGAGAACGCACTCTCCTCAGAAGAGACGCTTCAGGAGCACTTACTCAGCCAACTGGGCTGTGAACCGCTGAATGAGGAAGAGTATGTCGTTGGAGAACTCCTGATAACCAACCTCGATGCAAATGGATTTTTCACAGAAGAACCTGAGGTATTGGTCCCTGAACATTTCCAGGAACACCTTCCCAAGCTCCTGACCATCATCCGACAGTTCGACCCAACAGGGGTGGGTGCAAAGGATTGGCGAGAGTCTCTCATTCTCCAGGCAGAATCTAAGGGTATGAGGGGGGAAGAGCTTGCACGATTTTCTGAATTGGTCAGGGATAATCTGGAACTGATGAGGGCAAACAAACAAACCCAAGTTGCAAAGAACCTTGGTGTGGGTATCGATGAACTGGAAGACCTTTGGAATTTCCTCAAAACATTAACCCCTTTCCCGGGACAAGGGTTCTCCAGCGGGCCTGAACAGTATGTCATTCCTGATGTTTCCATCAAGCAGGAGGGAGGAGAGCTTGTACTCAAAATGAATGACTCATCGCTCCCCGATCTACGGATCAATACAGAGTTTGAGCAACTAGCCCAAGAGGTAGGAGCAGCAGATGAAGCGAAAAAAGCGCAGCAGTATATCAACCAGCAGATTAAAAGTGCCAATGAACTGATTTTTCAGATACAGGTACGCAACCAGACGCTCTACAAGGTTGCCCAGGTATTGCTTCGGGAACAGCGGGACTTCTTTCTCCTCGGCCCTCAATACCTGAAACCACTCACCCAGAAGTCGGTAGCCCAGGAAATTGGGGTACATGAGACAACAGTAAGCAGGATATCCACCGCTAAGTGGATCGATACTGACTGGGGCATAATTCCCATAAAGAAATTGTTCAGCAGCTCAGTCGGTGCAGATGGTGCCGAGCATTCCAAGCAGGCTGTCAAGGAAATCATCAGGCAAATATTGGAAGCACATGAGGGCAAGAAAGCGCTCAGCGACCAGAAAATCTCAAACCTGCTCAAGGAACGGGGAATATCTGTTGCTCGAAGAACCGTTGCAAAATACCGGAACGAACTTAATATTGATCCATCTTTTATCAGGGGAAATGACTGACATCAACCTCCGAGTGTAATGAATGGGGCGCCGAAGCGCCCCATCTCTTATTCCCAATAGTTTAAAACATGTTACTTATGGTCTGTAATCTTCCCTTTCTCCTTTCTTGCTACTGCCTCGATCTTGTCGGTTATCAGCTCGATACCTTCATAGAGTTCGTAGCAGTCATACGTGACCATCTTGACGGTACCCCAAGAAAAGTGAAGTTTTGCATCTAAATGATACCCCTGCCCTACCGGTTCACGGGTAATGGCAATATCCAAGTCATGGATATACCCCTCTGCAAACTGTAGCTTCTGGAGTTTCTTGTCCAAAAATTCACGCGTTGCGTCACTTGGGTTATAACGGATGCCTCTGACTGTCAAATTCATAAGCCCTCCTTTGACTATGGTCATACACTAAGGATAAGGCTTGGAAAGTCAATCGTCAATGGACATTTGGCTCAGAGAATAAGCCTCCTGCCATAATTATTACATTATATTTCACTGCCATAAGCGTTTATTCCTATCTTCCCACATCATCAGAAAAGACTATTCTCCCATTTTCCCCCCTTGCGAAATCCTATCAACAATTGTATAGTAAAATCGTATATAGTGAGGAGTTGAGCATGCCTGATTTTACTGTCTTGGATTTGTTGGACCTGGACCTGAAGGAACACAATCACTTACGTCTTAGCTGTATAGCTGGACGCTCGGGGCTCTCCAAGCGAATAACTACCAGCAAAATCAGTAGACCTGGACTCCCTCTCAGCGGGTTTTTCGTAGAGTTCAGCAATAACTCCATTCAGGTCTTCGGCAAGGGAGAGCGAGCCTACCTGGACAAGTTGGAGAGTGAACAAAACACTGATAGTATAAACAAGCTCTTCAGCTATGACATTCCCTGTTGTGTATTTTGTGACAATAGTGATCCAAGTCCTCGGCTCATTGAACTAGCGGAAGAGACAGGTACTGCAATTCTAAAGACAGATCTTCTTTCCAGTGATTTTTCCAGACGACTGTACCAGACTCTTGATGAGGTATTTGCCCCTACCCAGACCATACATGGTGTTCTTGTCGAGGTATACGGCATCGGGGTACTGATAACCGGAGAAAGCGGTGTAGGAAAGAGTGAAACAGCTCTGGAGTTGATCGAGCGAGGACATAGATTGATCAGTGACGATACGGTCAAGCTGAGAAATATCAGTGACAATTACCTTATCGGGATGGGGGAAAACCCCCTACTCGCCCACCACATGGAGCTGAGAGGATTGGGTATCATCAATCTTGCCAACCTCTACGGGGTTGGAGCAATCAGGGACAGGAAGCAGGTGCAGCTTGCTGTCCATCTCGAACCATGGGACGCACAAAAGAACTATGACCGGGTTGGGGAAGCAACACTGGAAGATATCTACCTGGGCATTGCCATTCCCAAGGTAATCATTCCAGTAAAGCCTGGCCGAAACATACCGGTCATCATCGAGACTGCTGCCAGAAACGAGCGTCTGAAAAAACTCGGGTACTATTCAGCCAAGGAGTTCGACCAGAGTGTTCTCAAATGGCTGGAGAGTGAGTCAGCACGAAAAATGTACTATATCAATGAGGAGACGCTGTGATGGTAACCAGAGAATTGAAGGTCTATAACCGAGCCGGCATTCATGCAAGGCCAGCTGCATCAATCGTCAAGCTGGCCAATCAATACAAGAGTGATCTGTATCTGGAAAAGGATACAATGAAGATAAACGGAAAATCCATCATGGGCATCATCACCCTGGGAGCAACCCACCAGAGCTCTATCCTGATGACGTGTGATGGACCGGATGAACAACAGATGGCAGATGCAATTGAGCATCTGTTTGAAAACAGGTTTGAGGAGTAGCAGATGCGCGAACTTACCGATCGACAAAAGGCCATTGCAACCTTCATCAGTTCGTACATCAAGGAGAACAATTACGCTCCTTCCGTACGGGATATTGCTGACCACTTCCAGTTCTCAGTAAAGGCAGCA
The sequence above is drawn from the uncultured Sphaerochaeta sp. genome and encodes:
- a CDS encoding HPr family phosphocarrier protein; translated protein: MVTRELKVYNRAGIHARPAASIVKLANQYKSDLYLEKDTMKINGKSIMGIITLGATHQSSILMTCDGPDEQQMADAIEHLFENRFEE
- the hprK gene encoding HPr(Ser) kinase/phosphatase encodes the protein MPDFTVLDLLDLDLKEHNHLRLSCIAGRSGLSKRITTSKISRPGLPLSGFFVEFSNNSIQVFGKGERAYLDKLESEQNTDSINKLFSYDIPCCVFCDNSDPSPRLIELAEETGTAILKTDLLSSDFSRRLYQTLDEVFAPTQTIHGVLVEVYGIGVLITGESGVGKSETALELIERGHRLISDDTVKLRNISDNYLIGMGENPLLAHHMELRGLGIINLANLYGVGAIRDRKQVQLAVHLEPWDAQKNYDRVGEATLEDIYLGIAIPKVIIPVKPGRNIPVIIETAARNERLKKLGYYSAKEFDQSVLKWLESESARKMYYINEETL
- a CDS encoding SoxR reducing system RseC family protein; translation: MYEVVTVTRNISPDKVEVVCTSSACSGCKGSTFCNTKGKKFEVWNENKLPVGEGQEVEIYLKPSRTIAGTLITLIAPLLLFPLGYFLAVAAGLGVGASFLIALGSIALGFVGVWLYFKRQANHYLPVVASVLSEEREE
- a CDS encoding TIGR00282 family metallophosphoesterase produces the protein MSIRVLFLGEIVGRPGIQCVKEALRPLRSEKSIDLVIANAEGATGGFGIGRAHSMQLLKLGIDVITGGEKIYYKKDMVEFIAKNPSILRPANYPQQNPGRGVRFLTVNEQKVCVINILGNADFPRTHLSNAFSLAQLLVDKAQEEGAIPLVQFHASPTAEKLSMGFMLDGRAGAVIGTHTKVLSADGRILKGGTAYITDNGRCGSQTSVGGFDAATEIEKQIVQIPVRSQESWEDLALVGVMVDISDEKKATSIEVIRVPVEHERI
- the lptB gene encoding LPS export ABC transporter ATP-binding protein yields the protein MDKFTSLLEVRNLAKSYGKKEVVKDVSFSMHSGQIIGLLGPNGAGKTTTFYMIVGFLKARKGTILLNGEDVTELPMYIRSKKGLAYLPQEPSIFRKLSVEDNIRLVAQTRRDLSHREQEEKVEQLLHEFGIEAIRAQKGYTLSGGERRRTEIARSLASNPQFLLLDEPFAGIDPKAVFEIKQLIKALAAKGIGILLTDHNVRDTLSITSCSHIINAGTILVSGGKQELLSNQIARDIYFGQDFGEDT
- the rpoN gene encoding RNA polymerase factor sigma-54, which codes for MDFSAQLSLSQKQQLKLSPQMLQSFELMTLPLTELQQRVKNEIESNPALEIPSSWEVSYERFAQQKQQKESRGIDDSYSDSSSYGSDRSGYDSEASDRRQKFMENALSSEETLQEHLLSQLGCEPLNEEEYVVGELLITNLDANGFFTEEPEVLVPEHFQEHLPKLLTIIRQFDPTGVGAKDWRESLILQAESKGMRGEELARFSELVRDNLELMRANKQTQVAKNLGVGIDELEDLWNFLKTLTPFPGQGFSSGPEQYVIPDVSIKQEGGELVLKMNDSSLPDLRINTEFEQLAQEVGAADEAKKAQQYINQQIKSANELIFQIQVRNQTLYKVAQVLLREQRDFFLLGPQYLKPLTQKSVAQEIGVHETTVSRISTAKWIDTDWGIIPIKKLFSSSVGADGAEHSKQAVKEIIRQILEAHEGKKALSDQKISNLLKERGISVARRTVAKYRNELNIDPSFIRGND
- the lptC gene encoding LPS export ABC transporter periplasmic protein LptC; translation: MRKRLLGMVLALFLFLSCSLSPEQEVMARSFTLPDLTLRNATYVLDRGNEPPIFVIADEIDLYDQTHTAIIRGLHFSQKDEEGNIIISGHADFAEVDTEYYDAELSGSVSLEKYPEHLLIEAEALSWIGDDETLVSRGDTPVTLLYEDDKKVQGTGMTATLASFSVTFKAVLEGVISQ
- a CDS encoding HPF/RaiA family ribosome-associated protein — translated: MTIVKGGLMNLTVRGIRYNPSDATREFLDKKLQKLQFAEGYIHDLDIAITREPVGQGYHLDAKLHFSWGTVKMVTYDCYELYEGIELITDKIEAVARKEKGKITDHK